Proteins from one Rosa chinensis cultivar Old Blush chromosome 7, RchiOBHm-V2, whole genome shotgun sequence genomic window:
- the LOC112180450 gene encoding disease resistance protein RPM1 — MAESAVTFLVNKLTTLLEEEAKLLSGIREKVEGLVAELERIKAFLRVADAKEDNNPQHQVRVKQVRDVAHEMEDALDKFRLFHSHDHGHGFRASLHKLSCIIKKWKAKHEISADIQRINSKVKDLYEGHERYKLVDQAGSNSTPLVHRHKLDQGDALLLEEADLVAIGERKKQLIELLMKEDTRRQVVPVVGMGGLGKTTLVKQVYEDPKVQKRFKVHAWITVSRSFKINQLLRHMINNIFKVIQKPVPEDEEVETMDDNQLRERIKNLLQNSRYLIVLDGIWHILDWDAINHAMPNNNRGSRVMLTTRYVNVASASCLGNHDMFYCLEPLSPEDSWTLFCRKTFHGESCPPNLEGICRCILMKCGGLPLAIVAISAVLALKGKRNVDDWAAVCGSIGAEIEGNDQLDNMEKLLSLSYRDLPFHLKSCFLYLGIFPDPYKIEHMRLIRLWLAEGFVIGKEGRTPEEVAESYLRELLDRSLIQAAETSTDGRVKSYRIHDILREIVITKSREQNFAAVAKEQGTKWPEKVRRLSIVNTLQNIHQKRTTSRLRSLLLFGVEDSLTHFPIPKLFPIGLQLLTVLDLDGAHLDMFPSEVVKLLLLKYLSLRHTKVKQIPSSIKKLQNLETLDLKHSHVVELPAEILNLKRLRHLLVYRYEVESYLRFNARKGVKIPAGISSLQSLQKLCFIEANQYSGASIAELGGMEQLRRLGIYKLREEDGATLCSSVQKMTSLRSLSVFSAGKEKIIDLSHISRAPPFLQRLYLAGRLENLPHWISSLQNLVRLFLKWSRLKEDPLVHLQSLPNLVHLELLQVYDGESLHFEAGGFPSLKLLGIDKLDELQLVTIEEGAMPCLEKLIIQRCKWLKKVPSGIEHVTNLKLLEFFDMPDELIMPLHPDGGEDNWKVAHVPAVYYSYWRDDGWDVYSLVNEGESFNSGTSAMRKLFRNMLWKA; from the coding sequence ATGGCAGAAAGTGCAGTCACCTTTTTGGTTAACAAGCTCACGACATTACTCGAAGAAGAGGCGAAACTCTTGTCAGGGATCCGAGAAAAGGTCGAGGGCCTGGTTGCTGAATTGGAGCGCATCAAGGCCTTCTTAAGGGTAGCTGATGCAAAGGAAGACAACAATCCTCAGCACCAAGTGCGGGTTAAACAAGTCAGAGATGTAGCTCATGAAATGGAAGATGCCCTTGATAAATTCAGGCTTTTCCATTCACACGATCACGGTCATGGATTTCGAGCTTCCCTTCATAAGCTTTCTTGTATCATCAAGAAATGGAAAGCTAAGCATGAAATTTCTGCTGATATTCAAAGAATAAACTCCAAAGTCAAAGACCTCTACGAGGGACATGAGAGATACAAACTTGTTGACCAAGCTGGCTCCAACTCTACTCCTCTGGTTCACCGCCACAAGTTAGATCAAGGGGATGCCCTTTTACTGGAAGAGGCTGATCTTGTGGCAATTGGCGAGCGCAAAAAGCAACTGATTGAATTGCTTATGAAGGAAGACACTAGACGCCAGGTGGTTCCAGTAGTTGGGATGGGTGGACTGGGGAAAACTACCTTGGTCAAGCAAGTCTACGAGGATCCAAAAGTTCAGAAACGTTTCAAGGTACATGCTTGGATCACTGTTTCTCGATCATTCAAGATAAATCAGCTCCTAAGACACATGATCAATAATATCTTCAAAGTTATCCAGAAACCAGTtcctgaagatgaagaagttgaAACCATGGACGACAACCAGCtaagagagagaataaaaaatTTGCTGCAGAATAGTAGGTACCTGATTGTTCTTGATGGTATATGGCACATACTGGACTGGGATGCCATCAATCATGCAATGCCGAACAACAATCGTGGAAGTCGAGTAATGCTCACTACTCGATATGTTAATGTAGCCTCTGCCTCTTGCTTGGGGAACCATGACATGTTCTACTGTTTAGAGCCTTTATCTCCGGAAGATTCATGGACTCTTTTCTGTAGGAAGACATTTCATGGAGAGTCATGCCCACCAAATTTGGAGGGAATTTGTCGATGCATCCTGATGAAATGCGGGGGACTGCCCCTTGCAATTGTGGCCATCAGCGCTGTACTAGCTTTAAAAGGCAAGAGAAATGTGGACGATTGGGCTGCTGTTTGTGGCAGTATTGGAGCTGAAATAGAAGGAAATGATCAACTTGACAACATGGAAAAATTGCTGTCTCTCAGTTACAGGGATTTACCATTCCATCTGAAATCTTGTTTCTTGTATCTGGGCATCTTTCCTGATCCCTACAAAATTGAGCATATGAGATTAATTCGGTTATGGTTAGCTGAAGGATTTGTTATTGGAAAAGAGGGAAGGACACCAGAAGAAGTTGCAGAGAGTTACCTTAGAGAGTTATTGGACAGAAGTCTGATTCAAGCAGCAGAAACATCAACTGATGGGAGAGTTAAATCATATCGCATCCATGATATTTTACGGGAGATTGTCATTACGAAGTCTAGAGAGCAAAACTTTGCAGCAGTAGCAAAAGAGCAAGGTACAAAGTGGCCTGAGAAAGTTCGAAGACTATCGATAGTTAACACGCTGCAGAATATTCATCAAAAGAGGACAACATCCCGACTTCGTTCTTTGCTCCTTTTTGGGGTAGAAGATTCACTTACTCATTTTCCCATACCAAAATTGTTTCCTATCGGTCTTCAGTTGCTTACTGTATTAGACTTAGATGGTGCACATCTGGATATGTTTCCAAGTGAGGTTGTcaagcttcttcttctcaagTACCTTAGCTTGAGGCATACAAAGGTGAAACAAATTCCAAGCTCCATCAAGAAGCTACAAAACCTAGAGACCTTGGACCTTAAACACTCGCATGTTGTTGAATTACCTGCTGAGATTTTGAATCTCAAGCGACTTCGTCATCTCCTGGTTTATCGTTATGAGGTTGAGTCATATTTACGATTTAATGCCAGAAAAGGAGTTAAGATTCCGGCAGGGATAAGTAGCTTGCAATCGCTCCAAAAGCTCTGCTTTATAGAGGCAAATCAATACAGTGGTGCTTCAATCGCAGAGCTTGGGGGAATGGAGCAACTAAGGAGGTTAGGCATTTATAAGTTGAGAGAAGAAGATGGGGCCACCTTATGCTCATCTGTCCAAAAAATGACCAGCCTTCGCTCGTTGTCTGTATTTTCAGCAGGGAAAGAGAAGATAATTGATCTTAGCCACATTTCTCGTGCTCCACCATTTCTTCAGCGACTATACTTGGCAGGGCGTTTAGAAAACTTACCCCACTGGATCTCTTCTCTTCAAAACCTGGTCAGACTGTTTCTAAAATGGAGTCGGCTGAAGGAGGATCCTCTAGTACATCTTCAGAGTTTGCCAAACCTGGTACATCTTGAacttttacaagtttatgatGGAGAAAGCTTGCACTTTGAGGCAGGAGGGTTTCCAAGTCTGAAGTTATTAGGTATTGATAAATTGGATGAACTGCAATTGGTAACCATAGAGGAGGGAGCAATGCCTTGTCTAGAAAAGCTAATTATCCAGCGCTGCAAATGGTTGAAGAAGGTCCCATCTGGCATTGAACATGTAACCAATTTAAAGCTGCTTGAGTTTTTCGATATGCCAGATGAATTAATCATGCCACTACATCCAGATGGTGGAGAAGATAACTGGAAAGTCGCTCATGTTCCAGCTGTTTATTATTCCTATTGGAGAGATGATGGGTGGGATGTCTACTCATTAGTCAATGAAGGGGAGAGTTTTAATTCGGGTACTTCGGCCATGAGGAAGCTCTTTCGTAATATGTTATGGAAGGCATAG